From Bradysia coprophila strain Holo2 chromosome IV unlocalized genomic scaffold, BU_Bcop_v1 contig_5, whole genome shotgun sequence, one genomic window encodes:
- the LOC119071874 gene encoding alsin homolog has product MQNFTLYHDPGSIDIELYTNNNLHHIKKVRSIQEQAYLLNTRYELFTGLVNPTAGYVELKVLRSGVVDFDIDIKDKCLYVVDDRGSVHRLNPFGNNESTEIVVPNPKSCVHGCNRPNLRVAKVCVNEDGILFVTVQHELFAMGNFEDVVTSDIPVPVECFAGFKILQVVAGSNFVVVLTYKKPHIGFDDISDEESETSNHFNSNCSQCSPNAKPEGFFNDESMKDAPVAESSSYQNGSTQPLAELSSSEMNNQSKRDAVEVPTVTNHRDDEETDGNSINDSSMMSNSLDQYTSDVGSVADLIENDVESDIIKICRIGANMLGTGVWCFGSVNIGHLGTGDHIKRTRINQVLGLTGQGVVKVCCGNDHSVAITLDGRLFLWGNNSEQQISTEEIEDVSSPRRYRHAQNVLDVACGSHSTIILHNDLQIKEICRQQSDSSAHQKTFKYLENDESKSKESTSYILASQSLTIQNHSTFSPIEKHLNSEQKFLQETLTTYQSILKPFRKKLYFINKNPTIDHLCQQYLNILNMTAVNLKSMIDYYNGIISYHDILFLVNSTEMTALYRAYTTCFCDVVVMQGFSNENLVLGKVKDPRKVFMAPFQRVWCYVDFICHLLETTSQNNTFLDEKRSVWEKYKIEKDLAIELADKTVKFWESNGKSLALRLQASERRLIIESKDVTLKLMASNRFSSHWFILFSDVFCHHTSSTLQLLPLTTLWISALLDIENRKNSFKITSPEECLILMAQDHDSKMKWIEATELGIKSCLELTASSIVPKFRNAAYTFSEKHLKYPRAKYIGQWWCGQMQGIGHFEFPDGRVYNGQLSNNEISGIGRMYGSSMAGIYEGEFLNGKYHGHGILDLKNKETYEGNFKDGAYHGHGVLRTNKFTYIGEFINNSKNGYGVLDDAVTGDKYMGMFIENKKCGFGLLITMDGSYFEGTFVNDYLAGFGIAYLQNGSYFEGELTLNGPSGKGMICLPNSELKSETIELEDRNIEMFGNVSSGTFAGSWDEIKVNHGSILMSQTFPKYPKSLGQLSTDFNLKWRSLFHDWESNVFGSTMGLSNKQIWNKVAIYTNNSKRKEKMKSEEFSHENVSFCDARRDSIDKFDRSSLKSNNSVYSQYSLRSNRELHTKLHNFAEAVDLIKEKTNSLKSDKMLSQQETCSNKEVLFDNLKNQESNLMEIFTIKQNPSQSVLNKIAYDFTNDIEKRRRSVAGASLEYVPCFGITQLEQSDLVSIRDYLTDAFKDPHHPLGVLNSKISFCFYTSYGCWKVKPTSILSSQAMREWEMISKRIYNFIRKLFPALPLESDNCDGEIISHQSLLYPILLSEGIYSTLFVLYASKCSQNDEIYRQRTHTCDKKSDKDLIAFLRIESNLLPMIRSNQFENAIACLKQVKEQYCPRKMLNQIEDTFKLMDEAKCEVLGKSYILNADNIMPLTIFLIIRAGIPHLGAELLLLEDLMGSDFEPVMLGFAGYCFATVKATYQHILSEKFFQD; this is encoded by the exons ATGCAAAACTTCACCCTATATCACGACCCAGGAAGCATCGACATCGAACTGTACACGAACAACAATCTTCATCACATCAAGAAAGTTCGCAGCATACAAGAGCAAGCCTATTTACTGAATACCCGCTACGAATTATTTACGGGCTTAGTTAACCCAACCGCTGGTTATGTGGAACTGAAAGTACTTCGGTCTGGCGTTGTTGactttgacattgacattaaAGACAAGTGTCTGTATGTCGTGGATGATAGGGGATCTGTCCATCGATTGAATCCGTTCGGCAACAATGAGTCCACGGAAATCGTTGTTCCCAATCCGAAATCATGTGTGCACGGTTGCAATAGGCCTAACTTAAGAGTTGCGAAAGTGTGTGTCAATGAAGacggaattttgtttgttaccGTTCAGCATGAGCTCTTTGCAATGGGCAATTTCGAGGATGTTGTTACCTCCGACATTCCGGTGCCGGTGGAGTGCTTTGCTGgattcaaaattttgcaagTAGTTGCTGGCTCTAATTTTGTTGTGGTTTTAACGTACAAAAAGCCACACATCGGTTTCGATGACATCAGCGACGAGGAAAGTGAAACGAGTAATCATTTCAACAGCAACTGTTCCCAATGTTCGCCGAATGCAAAGCCAGAAGGATTCTtcaatgacgaatcaatgaaAGACGCACCGGTAGCTGAATCTTCTTCGTACCAAAATGGAAGCACCCAACCACTTGCGGAACTAAGTTCATCCGAAATGAACAACCAATCAAAACGTGATGCAGTAGAGGTGCCTACAGTTACAAATCATCGCGATGATGAAGAGACGGATGGCAATTCAATAAACGATTCCTCCATGATGTCAAATTCACTCGACCAATATACCAGTGATGTTGGAAGTGTGGCTGATTTGATTGAAAACGATGTGGAATCGGATATCATTAAGATTTGTCGTATCGGGGCCAATATGTTAGGCACTGGTGTGTGGTGTTTCGGAAGTGTTAATATAGGTCATTTGGGTACCGGAGATCATATTAAACGAACACGAATAAATCAAGTGCTCGGTTTGACTGGACAGGGAGTGGTGAAAGTTTGTTGTGGCAACGATCATTCAGTGGCCATTACATTAGATG GCCGTTTGTTCCTCTGGGGAAATAACAGCGAGCAACAAATTTCCACCGAAGAAATCGAAGATGTATCATCACCACGTCGCTACCGGCACGCCCAGAATGTTCTCGATGTGGCGTGTGGCAGTCATTCAACAATTATCTTACACAATGACCTTCAAATAAAGGAGATTTGTAGACAACAGTCAGATAGTTCGGCGCACCAGAAGACATTCAAATACTTGGAAAATGACGAAAGTAAATCCAAAGAGAGCACATCGTACATTTTGGCCTCACAGAGCCTAACGATTCAAAATCATTCCACATTTTCACCGATCGAGAAGCACTTGAACAGTGAACAAAAGTTCCTGCAAGAGACATTGACCACGTACCAAAGCATTTTGAAACCATTCCGCAAAAAGTTGTATTTTATCAACAAGAATCCGACGATAGACCATTTGTGCCAGCAGTATCTGAACATATTGAACATGACTGCCGTGAATTTAAAGTCCATGATCGACTACTACAATGGGATTATCAGCTATCACGATATCCTTTTCCTAGTTAATTCGACCGAAATGACCGCATTGTATCGTGCGTATACGACATGCTTTTGTGATGTGGTTGTTATGCAAGGATTTTCCAACGAAAACCTGGTTCTGGGCAAAGTGAAAGATCCGCGGAAAGTTTTTATGGCTCCATTTCAACGGGTTTGGTGTTACGTTGACTTTATATGCCATTTACTGGAGACGACTTCTCAGAACAATACTTTTCTGGACGAGAAACGGAGTGTGTGGGAAAagtataaaatcgaaaaagacTTAGCCATCGAATTAGCAGATAAAACGGTGAAATTTTGGGAGAGCAACGGGAAGAGCTTGGCACTGAGACTTCAGGCGTCCGAGCGTAGATTAATCATTGAATCGAAAGACGTGACGCTGAAATTGATGGCCAGCAATCGTTTTTCTAGTCATTGGTTCATACTATTTTCGGACGTCTTTTGTCATCACACCAGTAGTACATTACAACTTCTTCCATTGACCACGCTATGGATATCAGCACTGCTCGACatagaaaataggaaaaattcattcaaaattacgTCGCCGGAAGAATGTCTGATCTTAATGGCACAAGATCACGACAGCAAAATGAAATGGATCGAAGCCACCGAATTGGGCATAAAAAGTTGCTTGGAATTGACGGCCTCGAGTATTGTTCCGAAATTCCGGAATGCAGCCTACACATTCAGCGAAAAGCATCTGAAGTATCCGCGAGCCAAATACATCGGGCAATGGTGGTGCGGTCAGATGCAAGGAATCGgacattttgaatttcctgATGGACGGGTATACAATGGCCAATTGTCTAACAATGAGATCAGCGGAATCGGTAGAATGTATGGCAGTTCAATGGCTGGTATTTACGaaggtgaatttttgaatgGGAAATACCACGGCCATGGAATCTTGGATTTGAAAAATAAGGAGACTTATGAAGGCAATTTCAAGGACGGAGCTTACCACGGCCATGGCGTGCTACGGACGAATAAGTTCACCTACATCGGAGAATTTATCAACAATTCGAAGAATGGATACGGAGTTTTGGACGATGCAGTTACCGGAGACAAGTACATGGGAATGTTCATTGAGAACAAGAAGTGCGGTTTTGGCTTATTGATCACCATGGATGGCAGTTATTTTGAGGGTACATTTGTGAACGATTATTTGGCTGGATTTGGTATTGCTTATCTGCAGAATGGATCGTACTTTGAAGGGGAGTTGACACTCAATGGGCCCAGTGGGAAAGGAATGATTTGTCTACCGAATTCTGAGCTGAAAAGTGAG ACAATCGAACTGGAGGATCGAAACATAGAAATGTTCGGAAATGTATCATCGGGAACATTCGCGGGAAGCTGGGATGAAATTAAGGTCAACCATGGAAGTATATTGATGAGCCAGACGTTCCCAAAATATCCAAA ATCACTCGGGCAATTATCCACCGATTTCAACCTGAAATGGCGTTCACTGTTTCACGATTGGGAAAGCAATGTGTTCGGTTCAACGATGGGGCTGAGCAATAAACAAATTTGGAATAAAGTGGCCATTTACACCAACAATTCGAAGCGaaaggaaaaaatgaaatccgaaGAATTTTCGCATGAAAACGTCTCGTTTTGTGATGCTCGTCGCGACAGTATAGACAAATTTGATCGTTCGTCGTTGAAAAGTAACAATTCTGTGTACAGTCAATATTCATTGCGTAGCAATCGCGAACTGCACACAAAATTGCACAATTTTGCGGAGGCTGTCGACTTGATTAAGGAGAAAACAAATTCCTTGAAAAGCGACAAAATGCTCAGCCAACAGGAGACGTGCTCCAATAAAGAAGTTCTGTTCgacaatttgaaaaatcaagaatcaaatttgatggaaatcttcacaatcaaGCAAAATCCGTCGCAGAGTGTGCTCAACAAAATCGCGTACGATTTTACAAACGACATCGAAAAGCGACGCCGAAGTGTAGCCGGTGCAAGTCTGGAGTATGTACCATGTTTTGGCATAACGCAATTGGAGCAATCGGATCTGGTTTCGATCAGAGATTATTTGACTGACGCCTTCAAAGATCCACACCATCCGTTGGGTGTGCTGAACAGCAAAATATCTTTTTGCTTCTACACTTCGTACGGATGTTGGAAGGTTAAACCGACGTCGATACTATCTAGTCAAGCGATGCGAGAATGGGAAATGATATCGAAACGAATTTACAATTTCATACGGAAATTGTTTCCTGCGCTGCCATTGGAAAGTGATAACTGTGATGG AGAAATTATATCTCACCAAAGCCTACTCTATCCGATATTGCTGTCTGAAGGCATTTACTCAACGTTGTTCGTTCTTTATGCCAGTAAATGCAGtcaaaacgacgaaatttacCGTCAGAGAACACACACATGTGATAAAAAGTCGGACAAAGATCTTATTGCATTTTTGCGCATAGAAAG TAATTTACTACCCATGATACGGAgcaatcaatttgaaaatgcgATCGCCTGTCTGAAACAAGTGAAGGAGCAGTACTGTCcacgaaaaatgttaaatcaaatCGAAGATACGTTCAAGCTGATGGATGAAGCTAAATGTGAAGTTTTGG GCAAGTCTTACATACTCAATGCCGACAATATTATGCCGCTGACGATTTTCCTGATAATTCGAGCTGGT